From Streptomyces chrestomyceticus JCM 4735, one genomic window encodes:
- a CDS encoding STAS domain-containing protein → MSFTEAAARERVIGTLRAESDTVSDRWVQLQLAQEEMRDIASESELREEADALLGALLRSLESDIPANRVVATDRPLRQAVIDLSMRRARNGAMPTVTSLAVLSLKEALLEAVQRQTRDTEELFVIAVLINRLLDSAGALSFETYVEGREEIIRRQSRQLLEVSTPVVRLWRQVLAVPLIGTLDTTRTQVVMENLLEAIQEHEALVAIIDITGVPTVDTAVAQHLMQTVNAVRLMGADCVISGIRPSIAQTIAQLGIDLSTILTRTTLADALAAAVKLTDEASAHTSTGARENR, encoded by the coding sequence TTGAGTTTCACCGAGGCCGCGGCACGTGAGCGTGTCATCGGCACGCTGCGCGCAGAGTCCGACACCGTCTCCGACCGCTGGGTACAGCTTCAGCTCGCGCAGGAAGAGATGCGCGACATCGCCAGCGAGAGCGAACTGCGGGAGGAAGCGGACGCCTTGCTGGGCGCCCTCCTGCGGAGCCTGGAGAGCGACATCCCGGCCAACCGGGTGGTGGCCACCGACCGGCCGCTGCGCCAGGCTGTGATCGATCTCTCCATGCGCAGGGCCCGCAACGGCGCCATGCCGACCGTCACGTCGCTGGCCGTCCTCTCGCTCAAGGAGGCACTCCTGGAGGCGGTGCAGCGGCAGACCCGGGACACCGAGGAACTGTTCGTCATCGCCGTCCTGATAAACCGGCTGCTGGACAGCGCCGGCGCGCTCTCCTTCGAGACGTACGTGGAGGGCCGCGAAGAGATCATCCGACGGCAGAGCCGCCAGCTCCTGGAGGTGTCCACACCGGTCGTCCGGCTGTGGCGCCAGGTCCTGGCCGTACCGCTGATCGGCACGCTCGACACGACCCGCACCCAGGTGGTGATGGAGAACCTCCTGGAGGCCATCCAGGAGCACGAGGCGCTGGTCGCCATCATCGACATCACCGGTGTGCCGACCGTGGACACCGCGGTCGCCCAGCACCTGATGCAGACCGTCAACGCGGTACGGCTGATGGGCGCGGACTGTGTGATCAGCGGCATCCGGCCGTCCATCGCGCAGACCATCGCCCAGCTCGGCATCGACCTGTCCACCATCCTGACCCGCACCACCCTCGCCGACGCGCTGGCCGCCGCCGTCAAGCTCACCGACGAGGCGTCCGCCCATACGTCCACGGGCGCGCGGGAGAACCGGTGA
- a CDS encoding ATP-binding protein, whose amino-acid sequence MTGPGEFARTGAAGTTTLSGDSAGQAGLPAEPTVLHVRSEQDLLAIRHAVRDATLTVGFSIVDQTRVVTAASELARNAYIHGGGGTIRIEYPTRPGAVGLRLTVADTGPGIADIDAALTDGYTTGAGLGHGLGGAQRLMDEFEIRTREGGGTTVTATRWADR is encoded by the coding sequence ATGACGGGACCCGGTGAATTCGCCCGTACCGGCGCCGCCGGTACCACAACGCTGAGCGGTGACAGTGCCGGGCAGGCCGGTCTTCCGGCCGAGCCCACGGTGCTGCACGTGCGCAGCGAACAGGACCTGCTCGCGATCCGGCACGCGGTGCGCGACGCCACCCTCACGGTGGGCTTCAGCATCGTCGACCAGACGCGGGTGGTCACCGCCGCCAGCGAGCTGGCCCGCAACGCCTACATCCACGGAGGTGGCGGCACGATACGGATCGAGTACCCGACCCGGCCCGGCGCGGTGGGCCTGCGGCTGACCGTCGCCGACACCGGTCCCGGTATCGCCGACATCGACGCGGCGCTCACCGACGGCTACACCACCGGCGCGGGTCTCGGGCACGGGCTGGGCGGCGCGCAGCGCCTGATGGACGAGTTCGAGATCCGTACCCGGGAGGGTGGCGGTACGACCGTGACCGCGACGCGGTGGGCCGACCGTTGA
- a CDS encoding SpoIIE family protein phosphatase, which yields MGRPLTLSPAVHPTAYIPVDHYSAVHLAAQAARSVAQRCGLQGALPDQAAVIASELGSNLAKHAVDGALYVQALPLGNGVEILAADRGPGMREFQRCLADGYTTTETLGAGIGGVNRIATSFTVRTHEPGGTVACARLTPPEDADTGRRAIGAVCLPAEREEVSGDACTVAETEQGLTAIVVDGLGHGPEASEAAQLALRTFARAPDQPLPGLLTTVHRALRRSRGAAVGLLRLHAGRAQYCGIGNVRCLTLSQQDIRNRHTGQPGVAGLEMPQPLVREIPWEPRLTALMHTDGIDHRWAYSPDPFVLRLPAPLLATALVHGHRRSRDDATVLTANLHQRLS from the coding sequence GTGGGCCGACCGTTGACCCTCTCCCCTGCTGTACACCCGACCGCGTACATCCCGGTCGACCACTACAGCGCCGTGCACCTGGCCGCCCAGGCCGCACGGTCGGTGGCGCAGCGCTGCGGGCTCCAGGGGGCGCTGCCCGACCAGGCCGCGGTGATCGCGTCCGAACTGGGCAGCAACCTCGCCAAGCACGCGGTGGACGGGGCGCTGTACGTCCAGGCCCTGCCGCTGGGCAACGGTGTGGAGATCCTCGCCGCCGACCGGGGCCCCGGCATGCGGGAGTTCCAGCGCTGTCTGGCCGACGGGTACACGACGACGGAGACGCTCGGCGCCGGCATAGGCGGCGTCAACCGCATAGCGACCAGTTTCACCGTCCGTACCCACGAGCCCGGCGGCACCGTGGCCTGTGCGCGGCTGACGCCGCCCGAGGACGCGGACACCGGCCGCCGGGCGATCGGCGCCGTCTGCCTGCCCGCCGAGCGCGAGGAGGTCAGCGGCGACGCGTGCACGGTCGCGGAGACCGAGCAGGGGCTGACCGCGATCGTGGTCGACGGCCTCGGGCACGGCCCGGAGGCGTCCGAGGCGGCGCAGCTCGCGCTGCGCACCTTCGCCAGGGCGCCGGACCAGCCGCTGCCCGGTCTGCTGACCACCGTCCACCGCGCGCTGCGACGCAGCCGGGGCGCGGCCGTCGGGCTGCTGCGGCTGCACGCCGGGCGCGCCCAGTACTGCGGCATCGGCAACGTACGGTGCCTGACGCTCTCGCAGCAGGACATCCGGAACCGCCACACCGGGCAGCCCGGCGTGGCGGGACTGGAGATGCCGCAGCCGCTGGTCCGCGAGATCCCGTGGGAGCCGCGGCTGACCGCCCTGATGCACACCGACGGCATCGACCACCGCTGGGCGTACAGCCCGGACCCCTTCGTCCTCCGGCTCCCCGCGCCGCTGCTGGCCACGGCCCTCGTGCACGGCCACCGCCGCAGCCGGGACGACGCGACCGTATTGACCGCCAACCTCCACCAGAGACTCTCGTGA
- a CDS encoding PP2C family protein-serine/threonine phosphatase — translation MSRHTFHALPPLRHAVRRLGAANALPVETRARLVLSVSALADTVIQAGYGVTLESSRTCATDRSSSGGSPGAGSRCGASRGRASGDGASKNGHGADAGAGNRADDGAEAGAAAGVPRARSGDGETAPAAAQGTSGTSDASGVPEAAESAAAPAADAPADSTAAADSGFLAVTLRTPAPVLTPPAGATLLLPAEVSPDAATWHVPLPAGTPEVRIPWGRGTDGSTTGGNGRLRGSGPAPLAPLPAGAPDGNGDGTATDPATENRLLEEELRVALARVDTLAADQRRLTHELAETNSGVLALYVQLEERDEQLRSAHGHILRELEDALRPPPIAVDGLELAVHYAPAGTDAPTGGDFYDWFTLPDGTVHITVVDALGHGVRSTRSALNVTHAVRTLALEGHPLKSIVARTDEILAPLDPELMATVLLARIDPASGDLVLANGSHPPALVVRAAGGEEYLEVRGRGVGYPFPGSERLLHAKLDEGDLLVLYTDGLTESRRDPREGEQRLAESARRHRDRPVREIPGAIAEDMHTVILHSDDTLALAVRPTPRSR, via the coding sequence GTGAGCCGTCACACCTTCCATGCGCTGCCGCCGCTGCGCCACGCCGTACGCCGGCTGGGCGCGGCCAACGCCCTGCCCGTCGAGACCCGGGCGCGCCTCGTCCTGTCCGTGAGCGCGCTGGCGGACACGGTGATACAGGCCGGTTACGGGGTGACGCTGGAGTCGTCCCGTACGTGTGCGACGGATCGTTCCTCCTCGGGCGGTTCTCCGGGCGCGGGCTCCCGCTGCGGCGCTTCCCGCGGCCGCGCTTCCGGCGACGGGGCTTCCAAGAACGGCCACGGGGCCGATGCCGGGGCCGGGAACAGAGCTGACGACGGGGCCGAGGCCGGAGCCGCCGCCGGGGTTCCCCGGGCCCGCTCGGGTGACGGGGAGACCGCGCCGGCAGCCGCCCAAGGCACCTCAGGCACCTCGGACGCCTCAGGCGTCCCGGAAGCCGCCGAGAGTGCCGCCGCCCCGGCCGCGGACGCACCGGCCGACTCCACCGCCGCTGCCGACTCCGGCTTCCTCGCGGTCACCCTGCGCACCCCCGCCCCCGTGCTCACCCCGCCCGCCGGAGCCACCCTGCTGCTCCCCGCCGAGGTGTCACCCGACGCGGCCACCTGGCACGTACCGCTGCCGGCCGGGACACCGGAGGTCCGTATCCCCTGGGGACGCGGGACGGACGGCTCGACGACGGGCGGCAACGGCCGGCTGCGCGGCAGCGGTCCCGCTCCCCTGGCTCCCCTCCCGGCAGGCGCCCCGGACGGCAACGGGGACGGTACGGCGACCGATCCGGCCACCGAGAACCGCCTCCTGGAGGAGGAGCTGCGGGTCGCGCTGGCCCGGGTGGACACCCTCGCCGCCGACCAGCGCCGGCTGACGCACGAGCTGGCCGAGACGAACAGCGGGGTGCTGGCCCTCTACGTGCAGTTGGAGGAGCGCGACGAACAGCTCCGCTCGGCCCACGGCCACATCCTGCGCGAGCTGGAGGACGCGCTGCGTCCGCCGCCGATCGCGGTGGACGGGCTGGAGCTCGCCGTCCACTACGCGCCGGCCGGTACCGACGCGCCCACCGGCGGAGACTTCTACGACTGGTTCACGCTGCCGGACGGGACGGTGCACATCACCGTCGTCGACGCGCTCGGGCACGGCGTACGCAGTACGCGCAGTGCGCTGAACGTCACGCACGCGGTACGGACGCTCGCGCTGGAAGGGCACCCGCTGAAGTCCATCGTGGCCCGGACGGACGAGATCCTCGCGCCGCTCGACCCGGAGCTGATGGCCACGGTGCTGCTGGCCCGGATCGACCCGGCCAGCGGGGACCTGGTGCTCGCCAACGGCAGCCATCCGCCGGCGCTGGTCGTACGGGCCGCCGGCGGGGAGGAGTATCTGGAGGTCCGGGGGCGCGGGGTGGGCTATCCGTTCCCGGGCAGCGAGCGGCTGCTGCACGCGAAGCTGGACGAGGGGGACCTGCTCGTCCTGTACACCGACGGGCTGACCGAGAGCCGCCGGGACCCCAGGGAGGGCGAGCAGCGGCTGGCCGAGAGTGCCCGGCGGCACCGCGACCGGCCGGTCCGGGAGATTCCCGGCGCCATCGCCGAGGACATGCACACCGTCATCCTGCACTCCGACGACACGCTCGCCCTGGCCGTCCGGCCGACGCCGCGCTCACGCTGA
- a CDS encoding SRPBCC family protein has product MSSSLLESVDIEAPVAVSWALWADVTHWPKFLSHVRTVERLDDTHFAWQLSLPGADKNFVAELTEVKPQDRIAWKTTEGVHHAGVVTFHRLSDTSSRVTLQIEYSPEGFVEHLGALTNLDSALANYDLGEFRKLAETAAAG; this is encoded by the coding sequence ATGTCGTCCTCGCTGCTGGAGAGTGTGGACATCGAGGCTCCCGTCGCGGTGAGCTGGGCGCTGTGGGCGGACGTCACGCACTGGCCGAAGTTCCTGAGCCATGTGCGGACGGTCGAGCGCCTGGACGACACGCATTTCGCCTGGCAGCTCTCGCTGCCGGGCGCGGACAAGAATTTCGTGGCGGAACTCACAGAAGTGAAACCACAGGACCGTATCGCCTGGAAAACCACGGAGGGCGTCCATCACGCGGGCGTCGTCACCTTCCACCGGCTCAGTGACACATCAAGCCGTGTCACGCTGCAAATAGAGTACTCACCGGAAGGTTTTGTGGAGCATCTGGGGGCCCTGACCAACCTGGATTCCGCCCTCGCCAACTACGACCTCGGGGAATTCCGGAAACTCGCGGAGACCGCCGCGGCGGGCTGA
- a CDS encoding PP2C family protein-serine/threonine phosphatase produces MTLSCDVERAVRAAAPHALVDALRAALAAAYGATAVHLFLADYGGTVLRPFSSLGEDPAAALSISNTPEGRAYGSQERHERQAGQDGAVDHHLPVTVRGERLGILTVRLPADRNQPGVADDLAHAADLLGHEIFVAERDTDVYQRARRTTRLTLAAEMQWQLLPARACVAEEYAIGAQLEPAYAIHGDNYDWAADADELTLAVTNGMGTGIEASLLSHLAVNALRNARRAGIGIADQAALADQALYAQYRGSAYVSTLLLRFRLATGRVEVVDAGSPQLWRRRGRTIDRVPLEPQLPLGMFEETQYVAQEFEVLPGDRLLFVSDGVYAAVSPPGEEYGEHALARAIHATSLLPAAGVPRAVLRDLAEHRDAESMDDALVLCLDWFGKAGHREG; encoded by the coding sequence GTGACCCTGAGCTGTGATGTCGAAAGAGCGGTTCGCGCGGCGGCGCCGCACGCCTTGGTGGACGCGCTGCGCGCAGCGCTCGCCGCGGCCTACGGAGCCACGGCCGTGCATCTGTTCCTCGCGGACTACGGCGGTACGGTGCTCAGGCCGTTCTCCTCGCTCGGCGAGGACCCCGCGGCCGCGCTGTCCATCTCCAACACACCGGAGGGACGCGCCTACGGCAGCCAGGAACGGCACGAACGGCAGGCCGGACAGGACGGCGCCGTCGACCACCACCTGCCGGTGACGGTCCGCGGCGAACGCCTCGGCATCCTGACCGTCCGGCTGCCCGCCGACCGCAACCAGCCCGGGGTCGCCGACGACCTGGCGCACGCGGCGGACCTGCTCGGCCACGAGATCTTCGTCGCCGAGCGCGACACCGACGTCTACCAGCGGGCCCGCCGTACGACCCGGCTCACCCTGGCCGCCGAGATGCAGTGGCAGCTTCTGCCCGCACGCGCCTGTGTGGCCGAGGAGTACGCCATCGGCGCCCAACTGGAGCCGGCCTACGCGATCCACGGCGACAACTACGACTGGGCCGCCGACGCGGACGAGCTGACGCTCGCCGTCACCAACGGCATGGGCACCGGCATCGAGGCGTCCCTGCTCTCCCACCTCGCGGTGAACGCGCTGCGCAACGCCCGCCGCGCCGGCATCGGCATCGCGGACCAGGCGGCCCTCGCCGACCAGGCCCTCTACGCGCAGTACCGCGGCTCCGCCTACGTCTCGACGCTGCTGCTCCGCTTCCGGCTCGCGACCGGCCGGGTGGAGGTCGTGGACGCCGGCTCGCCGCAACTGTGGCGGCGCCGGGGCCGGACCATCGACCGCGTCCCCCTCGAACCGCAGCTCCCGCTCGGCATGTTCGAGGAGACGCAGTACGTGGCCCAGGAGTTCGAGGTGCTCCCCGGCGACCGGCTCCTCTTCGTCAGCGACGGCGTGTACGCGGCGGTCTCACCGCCCGGCGAGGAGTACGGCGAGCACGCTCTCGCCCGCGCGATCCACGCCACCAGCCTGCTCCCCGCGGCCGGCGTCCCCCGGGCCGTCCTGCGCGACCTGGCCGAACACCGCGACGCCGAGTCGATGGACGACGCGCTGGTGCTCTGCCTCGACTGGTTCGGCAAGGCGGGGCACCGGGAGGGGTGA
- the narI gene encoding respiratory nitrate reductase subunit gamma, translating to MNPLHTALWGVLPYLVTTLLVAGTAWRYRYDRFGFTSRSSQLHESTLLRLGSPLFHYGLLFVFVGHLTGLLIPETFTERVHVHEWLYHANALAVGGVAGLVTTAGLAVLIYRRLRVPAVRAASLRSDRLVHPLLVATLVAGLAATATTTSDHPYDYRQGVSVWFRSLFTFSPDVPVMAHAPLVYQLHTLLGMALFALWPFSRLVHAFTAPVGHLFRPYVVYRSRGTRGQGVGRVRR from the coding sequence GTGAACCCCCTGCACACCGCGCTGTGGGGCGTGCTGCCCTACCTCGTCACGACCCTGCTCGTCGCGGGTACCGCCTGGCGCTACCGCTACGACCGTTTCGGCTTCACCAGCCGCTCCAGCCAGTTGCACGAGAGCACGCTGCTGCGCCTCGGCTCGCCGCTGTTCCACTATGGGCTGCTGTTCGTCTTCGTGGGTCATCTCACCGGTCTGCTGATCCCCGAGACGTTCACCGAGCGCGTCCACGTCCACGAGTGGCTCTACCACGCCAACGCCCTCGCGGTCGGCGGCGTGGCCGGGCTGGTCACGACGGCCGGGCTGGCCGTGCTGATCTACCGGCGGCTCCGCGTCCCCGCGGTGCGGGCCGCCAGTCTGCGCAGCGACCGCCTGGTGCACCCGCTGCTCGTCGCGACCCTGGTCGCCGGGCTGGCCGCCACCGCCACGACCACGAGCGACCATCCGTACGACTACCGGCAGGGCGTCTCGGTCTGGTTCCGCTCGCTGTTCACCTTCAGCCCCGACGTGCCGGTCATGGCGCACGCGCCGCTGGTCTACCAGCTCCACACCCTGCTGGGCATGGCGCTGTTCGCGCTGTGGCCGTTCAGCCGTCTCGTGCACGCCTTCACCGCGCCGGTCGGCCATCTGTTCCGCCCGTACGTCGTCTACCGGTCGCGCGGGACGCGGGGGCAGGGCGTCGGGCGCGTCCGTCGGTGA
- a CDS encoding MarR family winged helix-turn-helix transcriptional regulator, translating into MSRFPGQSYPREQVTEATLAASELLEVLWGRGQETARSAQVSPSQLRALLVIEEHEGTNLRALADELGSRPPAVSRLCDRLEAMGLAERCQSATSRREVELRLSLRGRAFLEEYRAARTGEVAAIVARMDPAQVADLASGLAAFRRAAALHRTAKEAKEAKGGRPVAGRRTFGADSADTA; encoded by the coding sequence GTGTCCCGTTTCCCCGGTCAGTCGTACCCACGCGAGCAGGTGACCGAGGCCACCCTTGCCGCCTCCGAGTTGCTGGAGGTGCTGTGGGGCCGCGGTCAGGAGACGGCTCGCTCGGCGCAGGTCTCGCCGTCCCAGTTGCGGGCTCTTCTGGTGATCGAGGAACACGAGGGTACTAACCTGCGCGCTCTCGCCGACGAACTTGGCTCGCGACCGCCCGCGGTGAGTCGCCTCTGCGACCGTCTGGAGGCCATGGGGCTGGCCGAGCGGTGTCAGAGCGCGACGAGCCGACGGGAGGTGGAGCTGCGGCTGAGCCTGCGCGGGCGGGCCTTCCTGGAGGAGTACCGGGCGGCGCGTACCGGCGAGGTCGCGGCCATCGTGGCGCGGATGGATCCGGCGCAGGTCGCCGATCTGGCGTCGGGGCTGGCCGCGTTCCGCAGGGCGGCGGCCTTGCACCGTACGGCCAAGGAGGCGAAGGAGGCCAAGGGAGGCCGCCCGGTCGCCGGGCGCCGCACGTTCGGTGCGGACAGCGCGGACACCGCGTGA
- the narJ gene encoding nitrate reductase molybdenum cofactor assembly chaperone has translation MNAPLVHQAASLLLSYPGSDWPARHQSVRAALRTETDGPAALLLRFCTRVQDVPTLTLAAQYVTAFDRSPRRTQHLTYYTDGDTRRRGATLARIKARYRAEGWQPAPDELPDHLPLMLEFAARVPAAGRALLHEHRAALELLRLALAGHRSPYGDVLDAVCRTLPGPRPADRAAARRLARTGPPPMETVGLDPFPGPAPRGARR, from the coding sequence GTGAACGCCCCACTGGTCCACCAGGCCGCGTCCCTCCTCCTGTCCTACCCCGGGTCCGACTGGCCCGCCCGGCACCAGAGCGTCCGCGCGGCCCTGCGGACGGAGACGGACGGACCGGCCGCTCTCCTCCTGCGGTTCTGCACCCGCGTCCAGGACGTGCCCACGCTGACCCTCGCCGCGCAGTACGTCACCGCCTTCGACCGCAGCCCCCGCCGGACCCAGCACCTGACGTACTACACCGACGGCGACACCCGGCGGCGCGGCGCCACCCTCGCCCGGATCAAGGCGCGCTACCGCGCCGAGGGCTGGCAGCCGGCCCCGGACGAACTGCCCGACCACCTTCCCCTGATGCTGGAATTCGCCGCCCGCGTCCCGGCGGCCGGCCGCGCCCTGCTGCACGAGCACCGGGCCGCACTGGAACTGCTGCGCCTCGCCCTGGCGGGCCACCGAAGCCCGTACGGCGACGTCCTCGACGCCGTCTGCCGCACGCTGCCCGGGCCGCGCCCCGCCGACCGGGCCGCCGCCCGCCGCCTGGCCCGTACCGGGCCACCGCCCATGGAGACCGTGGGCCTGGACCCGTTCCCCGGCCCCGCACCTCGAGGAGCCCGCCGGTGA
- a CDS encoding STAS domain-containing protein — MNARPSAGVPILRLGDVLVTGLLNELDDATVVAFTEELTTRITADRARGVLIDISRLEIIDSFVARTLMELTTMARLLGARVIVAGMRPPVAMTLAELGLRLTGVETALNTEHGMAALGWHQSPRPSGEVLHDGTR; from the coding sequence GTGAACGCGCGGCCCTCGGCCGGCGTGCCCATCCTCCGACTGGGCGACGTCCTGGTCACCGGGCTGCTCAACGAGCTGGACGACGCCACGGTGGTCGCCTTCACCGAGGAGCTGACCACCCGCATCACGGCCGACCGGGCCCGCGGTGTGCTCATCGACATCTCCCGGCTGGAGATCATCGACTCGTTCGTGGCGCGGACGCTGATGGAACTCACCACCATGGCGCGGCTGCTGGGTGCCCGGGTGATCGTCGCCGGTATGCGTCCCCCGGTGGCCATGACCCTGGCCGAACTGGGACTGCGGCTGACCGGCGTGGAGACCGCCCTGAACACGGAACACGGCATGGCGGCCCTGGGCTGGCATCAGAGTCCCCGTCCCTCAGGAGAGGTTCTGCATGACGGGACCCGGTGA
- a CDS encoding STAS domain-containing protein — MVVAVTGPLDIDTVAPLEDALRATGGDTDGAGPAGGDPRPVVVDLSQVDFADSTTVNVLLQQHAALGTRLRLAAPSPGLRRLFEMTGLDGVLPLYETVREAAAADGVARPGA, encoded by the coding sequence GTGGTCGTCGCCGTCACCGGACCGCTCGACATCGACACCGTCGCACCACTGGAAGACGCCCTCCGCGCGACGGGCGGCGACACGGACGGGGCCGGGCCGGCCGGAGGTGATCCGCGGCCGGTCGTCGTCGACCTGTCCCAGGTGGACTTCGCGGACTCCACGACCGTCAACGTGCTGTTGCAGCAGCACGCCGCCCTCGGCACCCGGCTGCGCCTGGCCGCCCCGTCACCCGGGCTGCGCCGCCTCTTCGAGATGACCGGCCTCGACGGGGTGCTGCCGCTGTACGAGACGGTGCGGGAGGCGGCGGCCGCCGACGGCGTGGCCCGCCCGGGGGCGTAG
- a CDS encoding ATP-binding protein, whose amino-acid sequence MSSATAPHRVSAAPSLAVTLENTPEAAAVARDVAGDFLKGLGPPPDRDASDAVVLIVSELVTNAVRHTLTRTCTLSLAAAPGTVTVAVSDASPRPPCERNPDVRGEGGGFGWPMVRRLAVSTSVETSAQGKTVTAVVAREGRRSA is encoded by the coding sequence ATGAGCAGCGCCACGGCCCCGCACAGGGTTTCCGCTGCGCCCTCACTGGCGGTGACGCTGGAGAACACGCCCGAAGCGGCAGCCGTCGCACGGGACGTCGCCGGCGACTTCCTGAAAGGTCTGGGACCGCCGCCGGACCGGGACGCCTCCGACGCCGTCGTGCTGATCGTCTCCGAGCTGGTCACCAACGCGGTCCGGCACACCCTCACCCGCACCTGCACGCTGAGCCTGGCGGCCGCCCCCGGCACCGTCACGGTGGCCGTGTCCGACGCCAGCCCCCGGCCGCCGTGCGAGCGCAACCCGGACGTACGCGGCGAGGGCGGCGGCTTCGGGTGGCCGATGGTCCGCCGCCTCGCCGTCTCCACCTCGGTGGAGACCTCCGCCCAGGGCAAGACGGTCACCGCCGTCGTCGCCCGGGAGGGCCGGCGCTCAGCGTGA
- a CDS encoding RNA polymerase sigma factor SigF, translated as MLAVQDRAAGTTTAEPAGAVPQAPELPRVTDATKVAPRDARALSKLFLTRLAELEEGTAEYQYARNTLIEMNLSLVRFAAARFRGRQDLGHAEDIIQVGTIGLIKAIDRFDLSREVEFSTFAVPYIVGEIKRFFRDSTWAVHVPRRVQELRVELSRAGEQLAADLGREPTVAELAARLKIGEDEVVDAIAASNGYTAGSLDGTGDGSGAAGESRAIADVMGDDDPAMELVENLNALAPLLHELDDRRRRIIEMRFVQEMTQAQIGAELGISQMHVSRLLSRTLDQLRKGMLDQ; from the coding sequence ATGCTTGCCGTGCAGGACCGTGCAGCGGGGACGACGACAGCGGAGCCGGCGGGGGCGGTGCCGCAGGCGCCCGAGCTGCCCCGCGTCACGGACGCGACCAAGGTGGCGCCCCGGGACGCCCGGGCCCTGTCGAAGCTGTTCCTCACCCGGCTGGCCGAGCTGGAGGAGGGGACGGCCGAGTACCAGTACGCGCGCAACACCCTCATCGAGATGAATCTCTCACTGGTGCGGTTCGCCGCCGCCCGCTTCCGCGGCCGCCAGGACCTCGGGCACGCGGAGGACATCATCCAGGTCGGGACCATCGGCCTGATCAAGGCGATCGACCGGTTCGACCTCTCGCGCGAGGTCGAGTTCTCCACCTTCGCCGTTCCGTACATCGTGGGTGAGATCAAGCGTTTCTTCCGTGACTCCACCTGGGCCGTGCACGTCCCCCGCCGGGTCCAGGAGCTGCGGGTCGAGCTGTCCAGGGCGGGTGAGCAGCTCGCCGCCGACCTGGGCCGCGAACCCACCGTCGCCGAACTGGCCGCCCGCCTGAAGATCGGCGAGGACGAGGTCGTCGACGCGATCGCCGCCAGCAACGGCTACACGGCGGGCTCGCTGGACGGCACCGGCGACGGCTCCGGCGCGGCCGGTGAGAGCCGCGCCATCGCCGACGTCATGGGTGACGACGACCCGGCGATGGAGCTGGTCGAGAACCTGAACGCGCTCGCCCCGCTCCTGCACGAGCTGGACGACCGGCGGCGCCGCATCATCGAGATGCGCTTCGTCCAGGAGATGACGCAGGCTCAGATCGGCGCCGAGCTGGGCATCTCGCAGATGCACGTCTCGCGGCTGCTCTCCCGGACCCTGGACCAACTGCGCAAGGGGATGCTGGACCAGTAG